In Salvia miltiorrhiza cultivar Shanhuang (shh) chromosome 4, IMPLAD_Smil_shh, whole genome shotgun sequence, the DNA window actcaatttaaattcgagctagggcacaaatagcttctcaaaacacggggtgttacatccttacccccttaaaaaaaatttcgtcccgaaatttgaaatctcaccttcgggaaacaattctggatatttttccttcattttatcctccaattcccaagttgcttcttcttgcccgtgatgtctccattgtattTTGACTAAGGCAAGtgacttatttctcaattgttggatctttctatccaacacagcttcgggtctttcttaTATTTCAGGTCTGGTTCAAGAGATATATCCTCTCGATGAATAACATGCTtcgggtcaaacacgtattttctcaactgcgacacgtgaaagacattgtgaacattcgcgaaatttggaggtaacgcgagtctataggcaacagggcctactttTTCCAATATGTCGTATGGGCCTATAAATCTaggcttgagctttccttttatacCAAATCGGTGAATCCCTCGAGAAGGGgaaactttcaaaaagactttacTTCCCACTTCAAACTGAATCTCTGTGCGTCTAGTGTCGGCATAAGATTTTTGgcgatcttgagcttctttaattcgttgccgaatttgtctcacagttgtgatcatttcttccactgcgtcaggacctaacacttttctttctcctacttcatcccaataaagcggagatctacattttcttccatagagggcttcatatggtgccatgttaatagtcgtttggaaactattattgtaggcaaattcaatcaggggtaacacttgttcccattgagctcctctatctaacactacagtccgaatcatatcttccaaaacttgtatagttctttcagactgtccatccgtctgtggatgaaaagctgtgctaaaattcaacttagtacccaattccctgtgtaagctcatccaaaaacgtgaggtGAATTTTGTATCTCTATCGGAGGTAATCGTCATTGGAACTCCGTGTAAACGTACTATCTCACGAATGTATATTTGAGCTAACTTTTCAGAACCACTTGTGACAGGAATCGGTATGAAGTGAGCACTTTTCGTCAATCTATCTATGATCACCCAAACGGCGGTATTCCCTCTATTCGACTTTGGCAAGGCAGTGACAAAGTCCATGGCAATgtggtcccatttccactctGGGATTTCTAACGGTTGTAATTTGAcataaggtcgttggtgtaatgccttcacttgctgacaagctaaacatcgttctacaaacgaagctatgtctcgcttcatgccttcccaccaaaatcttgcttttaaatcttggtacatctttgtaCCTCCCGGATGTGCtgcgtaaggcgtgtcatgagcttcgctcatgatttcatttcttaatttctcatcattgggtacacagattcttccctcaaacatcaatgcattatctgctgcttcttggtATGACTCAAGCTTCTCGGTACGGATTTTCACTCGCAATCTTTCCAAtttctcatcctctctttgcATACTAACAATCCTTGATCTTAGATCGGGGGTAACACTGAGTGTCGCCATGATCAAATCTGTGGTTTGCGGTGGAAATACCACTTCCAACCTTAACCTTTCGAATTCCCTAACCAAGTCATTCTCCTTGGTTAGGATACATCCTAACTTGGCTCGTTCCATTCTGCTCAAGGCATCTGCCACGACGTTGGCTTTGCCTGGatgataattgattccacaatcgtagtccttgaccaattctagccatcttctttgtctcatattcagatccttctgttcaaagaaatatttgagactcttatggtcggtgtaaatttcacatcttactccataaaggtggtgtctccaaattttcaatgcgTGCACTACTGCTGCTAGCTCTAGGTCATGTGTCGGGTAATTtgcttcatgtggcctaagctgtcgcgaggcataagctattacctttccctcttgcatcagtacacaacctagtccTTTCTTTGATGCGTCTGTATATATGGTATATTCCTTGTTTGCTTCTGGAACGGCTAGTACTGGGGCGGTGGTcaacctcttcttcaattcttgaaagCTTTGTTCGCATTCGTCTGTCCACAagaatttgacttctttcttgagcAGATGAGTTATAGGCTTGGCTATTTTGGAGAAATCTTGTATAAAACGACGGTAGTAGCCTGCTAATCCTAGGAAGCTACGAATCTCGTGAGGtgtcgttggtgatctccattcttgcacTGCTTGAACTTTGGCAGGATCCACTTTGATTCCTGCAGCTGAAATGACGTGGCCTAAGAAATTGACTTCTcgtagccaaaactcacatttgctatacttagcataaagcttttcagctcttagctTCTCTAGCACGGTTCTAAGGTGCTCTTCATGATCCTTCTcattcttcgagtaaatcaagatgtcgtctatgaataccaacacgaattgatccaaatattcgtgaaacactcgattcatgagatccatgaatacggcgggggcatttgttaatccaaaaggcatcactatgaactcatagtgtccgtatctcgtgcggaatgctgtctttggaatatCCTCAGGTCGTATTCTCAATTGGTGATATCCCGTCCTTaaatctatctttgagaaagcgcgtgctcctcgaagttgatcaaacaaatcgtctatacgtggcaaaggatacttgttctttagGGTCACCTTGTTTAATTCCCGGTAATCGATACACAATCTTAAACTTCcgtctttctttttgacaaacaggaccggtgctccccaaggcgaaacactgggtcgaatgaatcccatgtccaacaattcttgtagttgcaaCTTCAGTTCTTGCAATTCTGCTGGTGCCATCCTATATGGTGCTTTGGATATTGGTGCTGCTCCAGGTTCCAAGTCGATTGTGAATTCCAATTGTCGGTTCGGGGGTAGACTTGGTAGAATATCAGGGAAAACGTCTTGATACTCCCGCACTATAGGTACATCTTCAATCTTTATTTGTGCTTCCTCTTCTTGGCTCAAGTATACTAAATATGCTGTCGCGCCCTTTTCTTTTAGTATCTGGTTCGCTTGCACTGCAGAGATGATaggtgtcttcttccatttcCTATTGATGGCATAAAAACATGTAGGTTCCAGGCCaggtggctggaatgatatccgtctctGCTCGCATTGTATCACCGCATGGtgttctgctaaccagtccattcccaaaatgatgTCTGTGGTCCACATGCGCAGAAGTCTCAACGtcttagccttaagcttaagaggtcctaattcgaaattctaagttaggacacacaTGTGTCACGGTGGTGATCTTCCCTAAGGGAGTGGCTACCCTTAAGTGTAGCTGGGCTGGTTCTACATTCAGCTCTAACGTATCCACACAAGTATAtgagatgaaagaatgtgatgctCCAGTATCAAAGAGAATAACAATGGGTACACCTTTCAGTTCCCCAATACCTGTTAAGTTTCCTTGGTTCTTATCCTGATTCTTCTTATTGATAGCATACATCCTTTGATAT includes these proteins:
- the LOC131023391 gene encoding uncharacterized protein LOC131023391 → MCVSYQLKGTADYWWEAKQKTMTPEQLDELTWELFKTALCEKFIPRSYRKKKEMEFTTLKQGNKTVVEYDRLFCDLARYAPYRVDTDEKMSELFCAGLRQEIRVVLASQTALSYAEALNRALDMELAMQPEKTTHTPTPPSAQYTQVSNTPYSNQGQKGKRKWENRGNEGKKPWQGQNVQAPFVKGDKLFYGGPATSHPGHQGIPPCPKCNKLHTGVCRAGNPNCFTCGKPGHYSSQCPNRQQGMSGGRPNQFPTPQLRAMEGILPLPQPLQQQPFRRPNQPHKQLPAPQAGIPPQYQRMYAINKKNQDKNQGNLTGPLKLKAKTLRLLRMWTTDIILGMDWLAEHHAVIQCEQRRISFQPPGLEPTCFYAINRKWKKTPIISAVQANQILKEKGATAYLVYLSQEEEAQIKIEDVPIVREYQDVFPDILPSLPPNRQLEFTIDLEPGAAPISKAPYRMKDGSLRLCIDYRELNKVTLKNKYPLPRIDDLFDQLRGARAFSKIDLRTGYHQLRIRPEDIPKTAFRTRYGHYEFIVMPFGLTNAPAVFMDLMNRVFHEYLDQFVLVFIDDILIYSKNEKDHEEHLRTVLEKLRAEKLYAKYSKCEFWLREVNFLGHVISAAGIKVDPAKVQAVQEWRSPTTPHEIRSFLGLAGYYRRFIQDFSKIAKPITHLLKKEVKFLWTDECEQSFQELKKRLTTAPVLAVPEANKEYTIYTDASKKGLGCVLMQEGKVIAYASRQLRPHEANYPTHDLELAAVVHALKIWRHHLYGVRCEIYTDHKSLKYFFEQKDLNMRQRRWLELVKDYDCGINYHPGKANVVADALSRMERAKLGCILTKENDLVREFERLRLEVVFPPQTTDLIMATLSVTPDLRSRIKSQSGNGTTLPWTLSLPCQSRIEGIPPFG